One Pseudomonas sp. MH9.2 DNA segment encodes these proteins:
- a CDS encoding acyltransferase — protein MRDRSYWVDYAKAIGIILVVYGHVARGVYSAGLPIDAYTFRMVDSIIYSFHMPLFFFLSGLFFYESLTKRGAGGLIVNKIDTIAYPFIIWSLLQGSIEFALSNYTTHSTSYFDVLSFAWNPRAQFWFLYALFWIFVLSALIYSLVSKAYSALLLLFFAVLFVVSKELHAGVIVYYIAGNTVFFVFGIVFNDIKDFFERRCKALAMGLGIAFLAGQYIFHFVLGLTYDVVGVTALMLAAVSILFVVSLSMCLDKVRLEWFMFLGTSSMAIYLMHVLAGSGARIILVKVAGVQAASVHLAVGTLVGITVPLLALTLIERYKLNFLFVPPPSISATCLIGRLSKKASST, from the coding sequence ATGAGGGACAGAAGCTATTGGGTTGATTACGCAAAAGCGATAGGTATCATTTTAGTTGTATATGGTCACGTCGCCAGAGGCGTTTACAGTGCCGGGCTGCCTATCGATGCCTATACATTTCGAATGGTAGACAGCATTATTTACAGCTTCCACATGCCGCTGTTTTTCTTCCTGTCAGGCCTGTTCTTTTACGAGTCGCTCACGAAGCGTGGCGCGGGCGGACTGATCGTCAACAAAATTGATACCATCGCCTATCCATTCATTATCTGGTCTTTGTTGCAAGGCAGTATTGAGTTTGCACTGTCGAATTACACCACCCACAGCACCTCTTATTTCGATGTGCTTTCTTTTGCCTGGAATCCAAGGGCGCAGTTTTGGTTCTTGTATGCTCTTTTCTGGATCTTTGTTTTAAGTGCGCTTATTTATTCGCTGGTCAGCAAGGCTTATTCGGCACTGTTGCTCTTGTTTTTCGCTGTCCTGTTTGTGGTCAGCAAAGAACTGCACGCAGGGGTCATCGTATATTACATAGCCGGAAATACCGTTTTCTTTGTCTTCGGCATTGTATTCAACGATATAAAGGATTTTTTCGAGCGGCGCTGCAAGGCATTGGCGATGGGCCTTGGTATTGCTTTTCTGGCGGGGCAATACATTTTTCACTTCGTACTGGGACTGACCTACGACGTCGTCGGCGTTACGGCATTAATGCTCGCGGCGGTCTCGATTCTGTTTGTTGTGTCGTTGTCCATGTGCCTGGATAAAGTTCGCCTGGAATGGTTCATGTTTTTAGGGACGTCCTCCATGGCGATCTATCTAATGCATGTTCTGGCCGGCAGCGGTGCACGGATAATCCTAGTGAAGGTCGCCGGAGTACAGGCTGCGTCCGTTCATTTGGCGGTAGGAACTCTGGTTGGCATAACCGTACCACTGCTCGCCCTCACGCTCATTGAACGCTACAAATTAAACTTCCTCTTCGTACCCCCTCCGTCCATTTCTGCAACCTGTCTGATCGGAAGGCTGAGTAAAAAGGCCAGCTCAACTTAA